One segment of Purpureocillium takamizusanense chromosome 7, complete sequence DNA contains the following:
- the PDX3 gene encoding Pyridoxal 5'-phosphate synthase (COG:H~BUSCO:EOG09264ZXA~EggNog:ENOG503NZQH), translating to MALYQPPVAESQSGAAAPPEKLIFAPAGSQAHGQAAQFTRGTLSRRDLVSAASPAPQFHAWFTEAQATPAIAQPEACALSTAELPSGRVSSRLVYLKELDAGGGFVVYSNLETSRKARDLATNPHAALVWYWPALQRQVRVEGRAERYPRDQSQAYFDTRVRGSRIGAWASRQSQVLVPKAGGDGGGDGARVGDVDNDGHGDDDGRAQLEEWVAEAERRFEGRDDIPVPDFWGGLRIVPDRVEFWQGRESRLHDRFVYELQDGGEPGEEAKWTVARLSP from the exons ATGGCGCTGTATCAGCCGCCGGTCGCCGAGTCGCAGTCCGGTgcggctgcgccgccggAGAAGCTCATCT TCGCCCCGGCCGGCAGCCAAGCCCACGGACAGGCCGCGCAGTTCACGCGCGGGACGCTCTCGCGGCGCGACCtcgtgtcggcggcgtccccCGCGCCGCAGTTCCACGCGTGGTTCaccgaggcgcaggccacgcccgccatcgcccagccCGAGGCGTGCGCGCTCTCCACGGCGGAGCTCCCCTCGGGCCGCGTCTCGTCGCGCCTCGTCTacctcaaggagctcgacgcggggggcggcttcgtcgtctACTCCAACCTCGAGACGTCGCGCAAGGCCCGCGACCTCGCCACCAAcccgcacgccgccctcgtctgGTACTGGCCCGCCCTCCAGCGCCAGGtccgcgtcgagggccgcgccgaGAGGTACCCCCGGGACCAGTCGCAGGCCTACTTCGACACGCGCGTCCGCGGGAGCCGCATCGGCGCCTGGGCCTCGCGCCAGAgccaggtcctcgtccccaaggccggcggcgacggcggcggcgacggcgctcgagtcggcgatgtcgacaacgacggccacggcgatgatgatggccgcgcccagctcgaggaatgggtcgccgaggcggagcgccgcttcgagggccgcgacgacatccCCGTCCCCGACTTTTGGGGCGGCCTGCGCATCGTCCCCGACCGCGTCGAGTtctggcagggcagggagAGCAGGCTGCATGACCGCTTCGTCTACGAGCtccaggacggcggcgagcccggTGAGGAAGCCAAGTGGACCGTCGCCAGGCTCAGCCCGTGA
- a CDS encoding uncharacterized protein (EggNog:ENOG503P327) produces MRRANRPAAEALEGPASKHKLERARKHHGDVDEDDEVDTYFTYRPLSNLPTPPPTYKDPSSASQSPSSDEDDEHLMVRFRGPAIHLVNLIPSAASLATASVPLVQALLTRADLPLETIALAVCILDSLDAKFARAWRLSCPLAPNTLMPLSKRHTLPPTPALYQAAQQQMLHIDSVRPEVIILAAIVIAVKFTEDPQQPTHFYCLEWGNGLWSPDQLNTTERCIMEFLQYRIMPLCDEDCLADAMVDMQLAGQQRDSEFGSQHHHQRPRAASPTAHFCPSHSRSKTMVPRTPTLGLGLSLTPAETP; encoded by the exons ATGCGTCGAGCCAATCGCCCGGCTGCCGAGGCCCTTGAAGGCccggcaagcaagcacaagctcgagcgcgcccgcaagcaccacggcgacgtcgacgaagacgacgaggtcgacacCTACTTCACCTACAGGCCCTTGTCCAACCTCCCTACGCCGCCTCCTACCTACAAGGATCCCTCATCGGCATCCCAATCGCCATCTtcggatgaggacgacgagcatcTGATGGTCAGGTTTCGAG GACCCGCCATCCATCTCGTCAATCTCATCCCTTCTGCCGCCTCGCTGGCAACGGCATCCGTGCCCCTCGTTCAGGCCCTGCTCACCCGCGCCGATCTCCCCCTCGAAaccatcgccctcgccgtgtgcatcctcgacagcctcgacgccaagTTCGCGCGTGCCTGGCGGCTCTCGTGCCCGCTCGCCCCCAACACCTTGATGCCGCTGTCGAAGCGCCATACCTTgcccccgacgccggcccTCTACCAAGCCGCCCAGCAACAGATGCTGCACATTGACTCTGTGCGGCCCGAAGTCATCATCCTCgcggccatcgtcatcgccgtcaagTTTACCGAGgacccgcagcagccaacGCATTTCTACTGTCTGGAGTGGGGTAATGGCCTGTGGTCACCCGACCAGCTCAACACGACCGAGCGCTGCATCATGGAGTTTCTGCAGTACAGAATCATGCCGCTTTGCGACGAGGACTGCCTTGCCGATGCGATGGTCGACATGCAGCTGGCTGGTCAGCAGAGAGATTCTGAATTCGgcagccagcaccaccaccagcggcctagggcggcgtcgccaacggcacACTTCTGCCCGTCGCACAGCAGATCCAAGACCATGGTCCCCCGCACTCCTACGCTGGGCTTGGGCCTCTCGCTGACCCCAGCGGAGACACCCTGA
- a CDS encoding uncharacterized protein (SECRETED:SignalP(1-17~SECRETED:cutsite=AVA-AP~SECRETED:prob=0.4001)~EggNog:ENOG503PHF9), whose protein sequence is MKFSSMIAGAFAALAVAAPAPSPEAESTTLEARRRFDAGSLNNLVFRQQDLNYLLSINSLDLGLFQTLGVNNNLDLLLFQELFNIQAFDVNSLVRFAQLHTLLAVAGTGVFNAFDLSTLNLGVLNLGLIGGVGGVQLNQFIDKGVIPQIGNIAGGVKTPIILK, encoded by the exons ATGAAGTTTTCTAGCATGATCGCTGGCGCATTCGCCGCCCTGGCtgtcgccgccccggccccgtcCCCCGAGGCCGAGTCCACGACGCTCGAGGCTCGCCGCAGGTTCGATGCCGGCAGCCTCAACAACCTCGTCTTCAGGCAGCAGGACCTCAACTACCTGCTGAGCATCAACTCGCTGGACCTGGGCCTCTTCCAGACTCTCGGTGTCAACAACAACCTTGACCTGCTTCTGTTCCAGGAGCTCTTCAACATCCAGGCCTTCGACGTCAACTCGCTAGTGCGATTCGCTCAGTTGCACacgctcctcgccgtggcgggtACGGGCGTGTTCAACGCCTTTGACCTGTCGACTCTCAACCTTGGCGTGCTTAACCTCGGCTTgatcggcggcgtgggcggcgtccAGCTGAACCAGTTCATCGACAAGGGCGTGATCCCCCAGATTGGGAACATTGCTGGTGGCG TCAAAACACCCATCATCCTGAAGTGA
- a CDS encoding uncharacterized protein (COG:S~EggNog:ENOG503PFTQ~SECRETED:SignalP(1-18~SECRETED:cutsite=AVA-VP~SECRETED:prob=0.4846)) — MKTASILLLTAGLVSAVAVPANQLAERSPEQLKALPNAAAPAVRRSEWYVRQEEQAPPADDSVPARGGIVGGNQEQNNQTQEQNKDQNNQNQNNQNQGQNKDQNKDQQNKDQNNQNKDQNNQNKDQNNQNKDQNNQNKDQNKNKDNNNKNNNNNNNNKNNNNNNKNNNNNNNNNNNLNQGSFIPLMQNLFQQMGLSNVINLQAIQNLALANQIGLFSQAQQLFDLQRLGIISQPQVVAVLGQGLAGNGIRIVG; from the exons ATGAAGACCGCCTCCATCCTGCTCTTGACCGCTGGCCTGGTgtcggcggtggccgtgCCCGCCAACCAGCTTGCCGAGCGCAGCCCggagcagctcaaggcgctgcccaacgccgccgcgccggccgtccGCCGCTCCGAGTGGTACGTCCgccaggaggagcaggcccccccggccgacgacagcgtgcccgcccgtggcggcatcgtgggcgggAACCAGGAGCAGAACAACCAGACTCAGGAGCAGAACAAGGACCAGAAcaaccagaaccagaacAATCAGAACCAGGGGCAGAACAAGGATCAAAACAAGGACCAGCAGAACAAGGACCAGAACAACCAGAACAAGGATCAGAACAACCAGAACAAGGATCAGAACAACCAGAACAAGGATCAGAACAACCAAAACAAGGATCAGAACAAGAATAaggacaacaacaacaagaacaacaacaacaacaataacaataagaacaacaacaacaacaacaagaataacaacaacaacaacaacaacaacaacaacctcAACCAGGGCTCCTTCATCCCCCTCATGCAGAACCTCTTCCAGCAGATGGGCCTCAGCAACGTCATCAACCTCCAAGCCATTCAgaacctcgccctcgccaaccaAATCGGCCTCTTCtcgcaggcgcagcagctcttTGACCTGCAGAGGCTCGGCATCATCTCCCAGCCGCAGGTGGTGGCCGTCCTCGGAcaggggctggctggcaacGGCATCCGCATCG TGGGCTAG
- a CDS encoding uncharacterized protein (EggNog:ENOG503P700) — MPPHLHPRSRMTSSLFATTVVASFFVVALPHILPCPVPRTKFADGEVMVDENGRRRRWRRRDSAESKDGLVQFNQPADDDIYTSVERTTRECPVPKPGGMLGEWLGFHKSDGGTGKR; from the coding sequence ATGCCGCCACACCTCCACCCCAGGTCGCGAATGACCTCCTCCCTCTTCGCAacgaccgtcgtcgccagcttCTTTGTCGTCGCGCTCCCGCACATCCTGCCCTGTCCCGTGCCCCGGACCAAGTTTGCCGACGGGGAGGTCATGGTCGACGAGAatggacggaggaggaggtggaggaggagggattCCGCGGAAAGCAAGGATGGACTTGTACAGTTCAATCAGCCAGCGGACGACGATATATATACCAGCGTGGAGCGGACGACGAGAGAGTGCCCCGTGCCGAAGCCGGGAGGTATGTTGGGCGAATGGCTTGGCTTTCACaagagcgacggcgggacgGGGAAGCGATGA